In Chitinophagaceae bacterium, the genomic window AAACCAGTTGCGGAAAAATAGCCGAAGTAGTTTGCTCAATACATCCATGCGGATATTGAATGAGAAACTCCAACCTTTTTTGTAAGTTCATTGATGGGATGCTGGAAATTTCCAATACCGAGGTACTTGTATTTGGTGAGCCAATGGCCGATGCGGTTGCATTCCATTCTTTACCGGGTTCAAGCGAGTATGGCGTTACATTGGTAATATACGGATTGGCGTTACGTATATTCAATTCTACTTCATAAGTTGCTTTTTCATTGCCGCTGGATGCCAATATTTTTACTTTTCCTATGCCTGTATTTTCTTTTACCCTTACATCAAAAAAGGTCATTTGTTCGCCCGGTTGTGTAAAGTTTATATTTTGAGTACTACTGCCTGCTATTTCAAAATAAGGATTGGATTGTAAAGAGATAGCTACATTTTTAATATTATTTTCCATTGCAAAAACAGTAACTGGCAATTTTATGCTTTCTCCCGGGCCAAGCACTCTGGGCATAGTAGCTAATAGCATCAAAGGCTTTTTTACCGTAATATTTTTTTCGGTAGCGCCATAGCTGCCGTTGTTTGCTGCTATTACCATTGCCCTTACCGAGCCTATGTATGCTGGTAATTTAAATTGCTGAGTTTGTTTTTGGCCTTTGCCAAGATGAAAAGGGCCAAAATAAGCTACCACCGGTTTAAAGCGGTTGGCCGATTTTTGTTTTACAGGTCCTGCATCTGCATCGCCACCAATGGTAAGTATTCTTTCTAATCCACCGCCCCATGCGCCTATTACATAATCATACATGTCAAAACTTTTTACACCCAGCGCTTCTCTAGCATAAAATGCATCGTGTGGGTTTGGGGTTTTAAACCGGGTTAAATCAAGCAGTCCTTCATCAACAATAGCTACGCAGTAACTCATTTCATTACCATTTTTTTCACTTACGGTAAAGTTTGCAAGCTGCTCCGGCCTAATGGTTGTAGCAATATCCAGTACCGGTTGTAAAAGGCTGTTTTTATTTTCTACAAAAATGGGGATGCTTCCATACATACGAATGGGAAGATCGTTAACCGTTTGCGAATGAGGCTGCAAAAGGCTTACAGTGGCATAAATATTAGGCGCCATTTCGGGTTCGGCTTTAAACTTCACTAAGGTTTGCCCCTGGCTGGTTTCCTGCCAAAATGTTTTAATTACTTTACTACCGTTTTCGAGGCTTACTAATATTTTGCCTCCTTTGCTGCCTGGAATATTTAAAACCACTTCATCACCAACGTTATACTTCTCTTTATTACAGTTAAAAGAAAGCATGGTAGCTGCTGTTTGGTCTTCGTCGTTACCTCCACGGCTTTGCCAATTAGGCTGGTCAATATAAAAAACTCTGCCTGTAATATGGCCACTTTTTAAATCTTTGGCTAATATTAAATAGCGCCCCCAATCATCAGGCGAAGATTTAAACTGCCATTTTCCTTTTCCGTTTGATAAAGAAACGGTATCGCTTTTTATGAGTTTATTGTATTCGTTTTGGGTAAAGTTGCTCAGGTTTTCCCCGTTATCATCCCACCACCAGCGCCATTGTATGCGATACAGCTGTACTTGTAAAGAAGAATTTCCTGCAACTGCATTTCCCCTGGCATCTACATCAGCAAGCTCTGCTGTATGTGTTTTTCCTGATAATAAATAATTAAAAGGTTTTTCTCCCTGGGGCATTTTTATGCCTGCATAACTGTTATAGGGGCTGTAATTAATTGCAACATTGTCAATACTAAAAGCACCACCTGGTTCAAAAACTTTTATGAGCATGTTGGCCGTAAGCATTCCCGGAGCTGTTTCTTCTGTTTCAAATTTTGGGTTTAAAGTAGCATATCCTTCTTCATTTAAGGTGCCTTCAAAAATTGTTTTTGTTTGTGTGCTGTAATCCGTAGCAGGGTTATCAAATATATAACCTGCAAATTTTGCAAAGCTGGTAGGTTTTGCAATTAAAGAGGCATCAATTTTTGTTTTTAAATTTTTTGCCGTTGCACCAAACAACCATTTAGCATTTATCTTTCCCGATGTTGTTCCACCTGTGCCCAGCAATGGGTCTTTACCAAAGTCAACATTTATTTTTAGCCTGTTAGGCATTACGGTTTCTATTTTTATTTTTTTTTCAAAAACAGCGCCGCCACATTTTACCTTTGCCAGCCAGTTGCCGGTAGGCGATGAGGGTTCTGTAAATGTTTTAAAAAGATAAAAGCCACCTGTTGCATTGCTTTGTACTGCCTGTTTATAGAGCTGGCCTTGTGGTGTGTATAAACTCATTTCTACAGGATGGTCTTTTGGGAGCTTGCCTGTTTTATCTTCAATAATACAGTTGAGATACAAAGTATCTCCTGGCCGCCACACACCCCGTTCGCCAAAAATAAAACCCTTGATCCCATTTTTTACTTCTTCTCCACCTACATCAAACCTGCTCAAAGCCAAAGAATTTCCATCATCTAATTTCAGGTATCCTCTTTCATTTCCTTTTTTTGCAATAAGTAAATAGGGTTTTCTTTTTATTTCAATACCGGCAAAACCATCGTTGCTGCTTTTGCCTTTGCTGATAATGGTTTGCTGATAGTCCAATACTTCCAAATCAATTCCGCTTAATGGCTCTGTGGTTAAAATACTGCTTACTGCAACCATCAGTTGATTGTCATTTCCCCGTTTTGCCGTTAAACCAATATTGCTTGCTAAAATATTTCTAGTGGCCCAGCGGTCTTTGCTGTAGTAAGATTTACTGTTTGGGTCATCCCTTCTTTCCCAATTGTAGCCGTAAGGATAGTAAGTGTCGTATCTCTTCCAAAAATCATTATCATCATCTACTCCTGAACTGTTTTCGTCATCGTAATAGCCGTAATATTCTTCGTCTTCATTATTATTTTTTTGAGAAGTATCTACTTTGGAATACAGGCTGTACTCCGGCCTGAAGCCAATGGTAACCCGGTAAATTGCGCCAGGCTCTGTTTTTAAAAATTTATCTATATCCAGCGTAAAACGCTGTTTTTTATGGAGGTCAAGGCTGTTGTCGTTATCGAGCCTTAATGTTTTTTCTACTACTGGTCTTGCTACCCTTCTGAGGGAGTTGTTTCCGTCGAGTGTGTTATCCTGTAAAAAGCGAGGTACATTATTTTCATAAACTTTAATGATGCTTATATCAACAGCGCTGAGGTTAATGGCTTCAAATGGCAGTACTAACCTCCCTGCATTGGGCAAAATATTTCCTTTACCAAAAATTTTTACTGAAGGAAGTTTATTTTCAAAGTTAATATTGGAGGCAAATTCCAAATCCAAAATATTTCCCCAGCTATTTCTTATTCCGCTATTGATGTTTACGGTATAATTTCCATCGAGGTTGCCGTTGGCATACACTTTTACTTCGCTGCCATCAATGGTATAGGAAAGGTTGCTGTTATTGCTTATGGAAATGAGGCCGTTTAAATCCTGGCCAATGGCAATTGGGTCGCTAAACTGTACCGATGCGTATTGCTGTGCATCATTCATGGCCACTACATTCAATACTTTAAAATCTCCACTTGCAGGAACAGCAATATCTTTTTCGCCGGTTATTTTTGACATAAGCGCTTTTCCGCTCCAGTTTATTTTTACATTGCCAGTAGTGGACTTCCTTTCTATACCTTCTACAGTAAATAAATGCATTTTTGAAGCATCGTTGTGCTGCCATTTTACAGCTAATGCTTTATTGTTTTGGATTGCGCTAAGCAATTGTTCTACGGCTTTGTTGTCTTCCCTATCTGCAGTTTCCAGTTGGCCGGATAAATACATTTTATTTTTTGCAGCTGTGCTTTTTAATGAAAGGTCACTTATAGCAAATGAAGGCTCAACTGTTTTTATTGAAAATTTAAATTCTTTAAGTTTGCTTTCGCTTACCTGTGTAACTTTTCCCAGTTTAAAATTTACTTCATAAAGTTTATTGGGTTCCAAATTTTTTTCGGGTTTAAATTCAAGTGTAGTTGCATCGAGCCAAACGGCTCTACCTTTTACGGCCGGGGACAAGCTAATAAGCGGCTCTTTTACTTCTTCACCAATGCTATGTGTTGCATTTGCAGCATGGGCAAGCTGTATACGAATAGGAGATGTTTTGGAAATAATGCCAGTGGTATATGCATCCACATAGTGGCTAAAGGCAGGGTCCACATCAATCCATTTTTCTTTTTGCTTGCAGGAAAAAAGTAGCAGGCTTAGTGAACTAATAAAGAGCAGGCGCAATAAATTAGTACTGCGCTTTTTGGGGCAATTGGGTGCAAGGGCTTGCATGGTAAAAGTTGATTTGAATTGTTCAGCAAAACCAGGCCGGCCTTGCTGTGTTTTTGACGATATAAATGTTGTACAATTTTTCATAATACAAGAAATTTAGTAAAATAAATTTTTGTTAAAGGCCCTGTTTTAAATAAAGAGAAGTCTCCTTAATAGGAGGAATTGCCCCCGGGGAAAAGATTACCAACAAAAGTAAGAAAGTAAGTACAGCCTAATACCCAAAAAAGTAAACCGGAACTGGCCGTTTTAGATGGCAAGTGGGCTGAAAGTAGAAACTAAATAGCTTCAACTGTTTTCCCCGGTAGAAGATGTTATAGTACAATTGGGCAATGGAATAATTGATCAGTTTTGTTTTCCATTTTGTCAATTTCAGGTTATTTGTAAATAGCTACCGGTTTTATATTCCAGGAAAATTTGCAACTTATTTAAAGGTAGATTCCTAAATCAATCAATTTATATTTTATTACTTTTTGCATCGGAATGTAAAGAACTTACTGATAATTACAACAAATAAAGAAAATTATATTTCTCACTGTCGTATCATTTTAAAAAACATCCCTAATTCAGGGTACATTTTGCTGTATAAAATAATATAATTTAGATTATTTATTTAAATATTTTCTTATATTGCAGTATGTTAAAAATATTTAGTATGAATAACATTAAATACACAGGAACAAATATTGCAGCTGCGGCATTAATATTATTTTACTTTTTTCCCTGGGTTAATGCCATTGCAATATCAATGTCGGGTTTTTCATTAACTACTAATGGGCTTTCGCCGGGCATAATGGCCTATTTTATTACGGGTTTAAACCGTTTATTTATGATACTTGCTTTATTGGTACCCTTAAGTGGTGCTATTATATTGTACCAAAATATAACGGGCAATATGAAGTTTAGTAAATTTTATAAGCCTGCTCATTTTGTCCCGTTTGTATATCTTATTGTAGGGCTCGTAGGGCTTTATTTTAAAATGAAACCGGAGGTGCCCAAAATGTCTGCCCAGGAGAGCGCCCTTTTTCAGGAAATGTCAAAAAACATAAAGGATATGACCCCTGGTGCTTTTGATGTTTTGAGCTATGGTTTTTATCTTTCTGTTATTGCAGCTATATATTTACTGCTGGTAAATTTGGGTAAAATAAAAGATAAAGAATATTATAAACCTGCAGAAGCTACTAAGAGCCAGCCTCCAACGGAAAACAGCAATAACCCTTAGAATATTTATTTTGCCGCCGCCTGGCCTTTGGCATTGTATATACTTCAGTTTTTTACTAAAATAGATACTTATATACAAAGCCAATATTTTTTTTAATGCGCATTGAGCATTGTAATTTTATTTAAAAAATAGACACATACAATATCCTGTTGGCCGTAAGCCAGGCTGGGTTTTGTAACTTTATTTCTATGGCGGAGAAATGTGCCCATCACAGGGCTTCCCAAATGGAATAGGGTAACTGGGGGATACGGTTTAATTTAATATTGATCTCTGCTTCCTTACAAAATAAATATAGTAATTAGTGTTATCACTAATTACTATATCATTCCCTTATTTGTATATCCTTTACTATTGCATTTGAATAATTAGCTTCTGATGAAGAATTCCACTTGAACTGGAAATAAAAATTTTTCTTCTTTGGAACAGCTAAAGAAAATGGTAAGAAGAAAAGCCAGCGAAATTAAAGGGATAGTCTTACGGAACTTAAAAAATGGTTATTTTTTTGGGTTTTTATAGAAAAATTTTTCTGGCAAATGGGCCACTTTGTTTATAAACTAAATAGGGTTGCTACTCAATTTTGTCTCAAGGTAAACAACATATTTACTTATGAACGTATACGTTGATAAAAATTTTAAACCTTATGATTAGCATTGGGTATGCCCATTTCAAAGTCAGAAAAGTTATCCTAAAAGAATTGTATCTTTTAAAGTTGTGCGAAGGATTAGAAATATCCTTATGCAGTTTACTAAAAGAGTAAGATGAAAACTAAAACCTATAAATCAGCATATTTTACAGCCTTCCGTCTTTAATGCTATCTACAACTGTTGGGTCGAGCAGGGTTGATGTATCGCCAAGGTTGGCAATTTCGCCTTCGGCAATTTTCCTCAAAATGCGCCGCATTATTTTACCGCTCCTGGTTTTGGGAAGCCCGCTTACAAATTGTATTTTATCTGGTTTTGCAATGGGCCCAATTACCCTGGATACGGTTTGTAAAATATCGGCACGGGTTAAATTTTCATCATTATGTGTTGAAGACTGGTAAATAACAAAGGCATAAATTCCCTGGCCTTTAATATTATGAGGGTAACCCACTACGGCGCTTTCTACCACGCCGGAGTGCATATTAATGGCATTTTCTACTTCGGCTGTGCCAATGCGGTGGCCGCTTACGTTGAGTACATCATCTACCCGGCCGGTAATCCTATACAGCCCGTTTTCGTCCCTCAAGGCGCCATCGCCGGTAAAATAATAATTGGGATAAGTAGAAAAATAATTGAGTCTGCAGCGTTCATGGTCGCCATAGGTTGTGCGTAAAATAGAAGGCCATGGCGCTTTTATGCAAAGGTTGCCGCTTACATTATTGCCTGTAATTTCCACTCCGTTTTCATCTACCAGCACGGGTTGTATGCCCGGCAAAGGAAGGGTTGCGTAAGTGGGTTTGCTATCGGTAACGCCGGCAATATTGCTTATCATAATGCAACCGGTTTCTGTTTGCCACCAGGTATCTACTATGGGGCAGCGCTTTTTCCCTATGTTTTCGTTGTACCAATGCCATGCTTCTTCGTTAATAGGTTCGCCTACGGTGCCTAAAACTTTTAATGTAGATAAATCTTTTCCTTTTACAGGGTCTAAGCCAAAACCCATAAGGCTGCGTATGGCTGTGGGTGCGGTGTATAAAATATTTACTTTGTGTTTATCAATAATTTCCCAAAACCTGCCAGCATTGGGCCAGGTAGGAATACCTTCAAACATTACCGATGTAGCTCCGGCACATAAAGGGCCATACACAATATAACTATGGCCGGTTATCCAGCCAATATCTGCCGTGCAAAAATGTATATCGCCGGGCTGGTATTGAAATACGTTTACAAAACTGTAAGCAGAAAAAACCATGTAGCCGCCGCTGGTATGCACTACGCCTTTGGGTTTTCCGGTGCTGCCTGATGTATAAAGGATAAATAGTGGATCTTCTGCATCCATTTCTTCGGCGGGTAAATGGCCATTGTGGGCTTCCAGCATTTCTTCGGCACGGTCCATTTCATCTTCCCACCATACATCCCGGCCTTTTATCATGCTTATGGGTGTTCTTGTTCGGGTATAAACAATTACTTTTTTTACCTGCCGGCTTCCAATTAATGCATCATCAATTACACTTTTTAATGGAATATCTTTATTTCCCCGGTAAGCGCCATCGCAGGTAATTATAAATTCGGCATTGGCATCCTGCAACCTGTCGGAAATACTTTGTGCGCTAAAACCGCCAAAAATTACGGAGTGAATGGCGCCAATTCTTGCACATCCTAAAACGGCATAAGCCAGTTCGGGAACCATGCCCATGTAAATACAAACCCTGTCGCCTTTTTTTACGCCATTATTGAGTAATACCTGCGCAAACTGGCAAACCCTTTTGTGCAACCGGTTGTAGGTAACTACCCTCACCCTTTCTTCCGGGTTGTTGGGTTCCCAAATTATTGCAGGTTTGTCGCCCATTTTTTCCAAATGCCGGTCTATACAGTTTTCGGTAATATTAAGTTTGCCGCCGCTAAACCATTTTATATCGGGCTCCGTAAAATTCCACTCCAGGGTTTTGGCCCAGGGCTTGCGCCACAAAAAAGTATTAGCTATATCGTTCCAGAAAGATTCGGGATTCTCTATACTTTTTTTATACGCTGCTTCGTAATCGGCCCTGGTTTTAATTTGAAAAGAATTTGGCATGGCAATAATGGTTGAAAGATTAAATGTATAATCGTCTTATTAAACAACAATAAGCTATTTATTTATTAAATTCTCTTAATGAAAAATGCATTTACTGCAATTTATTAACGATTGTTGAAAAACTAATTTTTAATTTTGTGTACTTTACTGCAAGTTGCAGTTGTAAAGAGAAGATAATACATGAAATACACCCAGGCTACATTAGATAAAATAGAAAATATAATTGAAGAGAGTGGTTATATCATCCGCTACGAAAGGGGAAATTTTCAAAGCGGCTACTGTATTTTGCAGGCTAAGAAAGTAGTGGTACTCAACAAATTTTTTCAAACCGAAGGAAGGATAAATACCTTAATTGACCTCTTGCCCGAGCTGCACATTAATTTTGATGCACTCACCTACGAAAGCCAGCAGTTGTATGGGGAATTGTTGCATTTTGAAAAGGAAACCCACTAATTGCTAAATTGCTTCTGCAAATTATTAAAATTATTTTCTACAAGTGGTCATTTTACCGGGCTCTTTAAAAAAATAAAAGGCAGGTGTATTGTAGCAGATCATAGCTGTAAAACCCTATTTATTTTTTCCATTTTTTTATAAAAAAGAAAATTACCAGGGCAAAGCCAATGCCCGATATCAGGTAATAAACAATATTGGATACTGCAGCTTTGCCTTCAAAAAAAGCGTATCCTTTATACAGGCCATAATAAAGATTGGGCATCATCCAAAGCAATAATAAAGCAACGCTATTGGCAATTTTTAGAAAAAAATCTTTGCTGTCCAGCTCTGTGTTCATAGTAAAAAAGTTACACTACAAATATAATTATTCTTTGGCCAATTATATTGATACGATTTTTCTTTGCCCTGTTTTTTTGCAATTATTCTTTTAGCAATAACTTTTTAAAGGCAGAACTGTCCCCATTAAATACATTAAAGTCAACAAAAGCGTCAATACCGTTTACATGGCCGGTTTCGCTATGCTGCCAAAAAGACCATTTACGACCAATCCTGGGTTTGCCATTGGCAAAATAATGTGCAATCCACAGTGGGTATCCATCA contains:
- the acs gene encoding acetate--CoA ligase, yielding MPNSFQIKTRADYEAAYKKSIENPESFWNDIANTFLWRKPWAKTLEWNFTEPDIKWFSGGKLNITENCIDRHLEKMGDKPAIIWEPNNPEERVRVVTYNRLHKRVCQFAQVLLNNGVKKGDRVCIYMGMVPELAYAVLGCARIGAIHSVIFGGFSAQSISDRLQDANAEFIITCDGAYRGNKDIPLKSVIDDALIGSRQVKKVIVYTRTRTPISMIKGRDVWWEDEMDRAEEMLEAHNGHLPAEEMDAEDPLFILYTSGSTGKPKGVVHTSGGYMVFSAYSFVNVFQYQPGDIHFCTADIGWITGHSYIVYGPLCAGATSVMFEGIPTWPNAGRFWEIIDKHKVNILYTAPTAIRSLMGFGLDPVKGKDLSTLKVLGTVGEPINEEAWHWYNENIGKKRCPIVDTWWQTETGCIMISNIAGVTDSKPTYATLPLPGIQPVLVDENGVEITGNNVSGNLCIKAPWPSILRTTYGDHERCRLNYFSTYPNYYFTGDGALRDENGLYRITGRVDDVLNVSGHRIGTAEVENAINMHSGVVESAVVGYPHNIKGQGIYAFVIYQSSTHNDENLTRADILQTVSRVIGPIAKPDKIQFVSGLPKTRSGKIMRRILRKIAEGEIANLGDTSTLLDPTVVDSIKDGRL